Within the Megalops cyprinoides isolate fMegCyp1 chromosome 10, fMegCyp1.pri, whole genome shotgun sequence genome, the region CATCTGCTTTTCTGCATGGGTAAGCTTCAGTCCATTTTGAAAAGCATCCACTATTACTAAGGTATATTCATGACCACATTTGTCCATTTGTATGAAATCGACCTGTATATTCACAAATGATCACCACAGGGGAGACTGCTTGTACTGGGTTCGGTGTTTTCCGAGCATTCTGTTGGTGGCATATGACACACCATCATACACAGCTTGTTTTGTGCCAGACCTCTGACTAATGCCAACCATGGGTAGCTTTGTGTTGTTAACTGTGCGACCACATTGTTTTGTTGTAGGTGCAATGTGCAAGGCAAGGACGACATGAAGCTTGGATGGCTtttggggagagagaaggagagaggcgTGAGAGAATGGTAAAAAGATAGAAGAGCTGATCAAAAAGCAGAGCTAGGCAATTAAGTACATGAGGCGCTTGTGTCGGGTTGCTTGAATCCAGATCAATTCCAAATTACAGATGTTGAACCCTTTTTGGAACCATTTTCTTCCTTGAGTCCACAGTAGTCCTCTCACTTCCCTCACTCACCGTATGTtggtggaaataaaaaaatcgATATAGGACAAAACCTTTGgtatatcatgaatattggcaTGGCTAGGGGTTTGGCATTATGTCAAGGTTTTTAGTGCCATATCCTttttataaaatgcatacatagtTTCCGTAACTTAAGGTTAGCTACTTTGGGCTCTCTTCGTACTTAAATACCTATTTTATAAGCTCTGTTGATTACATGTAACATCATTCCATCAAGTGAAGTAGATACCTAGTTTGTTGTGATCCTGTCACCATAGAAATAATGGACTGTGTGGCTggatttgctagctagctagccagggaatcagctagctagcaacctagCTTTAGAGAGAGCTTTGGTTTTCAACTTAATATTACAGCATCAATTGCTGGCTTACTACAAGAAAGTCCTCTTTGTTGTAAACATTCATGTGTACGTTTCCATTAACAATACAATAAGCTATGAAGATAAAGAGTTGATGTTATTTTGGAGGACATGGAGGTTTTGGAGGTGCACTAGATGTTCCACTCATTCAGTTTCAGCCAGACAAGGTGGTACTCTATGTTAATTATTTCTCTGGCTTGCAACCTTGCAACCTGATTTAGATTCGCTAGGTAGCTAGTAGTGTTATAACTATCGGTGATGATTCagacagctttgttttttttgtgtatatgtctTACTTGTATGTTTTTGGGGGGATTCAGACTCAACTTAGACAACTGCATATCTCTTAAAATGGGCAGTACAAAACTGCACaccacaaataaatgtaaattgccctggaaaCCCACCGTTCCCTGGCCAAAGCAAGGTGGTTGATAGATTTTCTTGCAGTTATTAGTCCTCATTGCAGAAAGCAGTTCCAGGACACTTTAAGCGTGAAAGCTGAGCACATGGAGCTGAAGTTCTGGAGTTCTGGAACTGAAGCTCCATTATTGAATTCTTTATATGAAACGGTCAATTAAGTGTGAGGGGAAACACATGGACACTCGATAGATTGTCCATGATGTGAACAATTTAGTTAGTTGTTCAATccgctagcaagctaactagttAGGCCAGCTCTCTCATGGCATCATGTGCTTTTCCAtttgcagctgtatttataCAATGGTCCTGTTATGATTGTTGGTACAAATAGGCTACAATGAATACAGACctttctagctagctacagtttCAGCTATAGTGAATATTACTGCAACTGAATTGACATTTTAACACTGTCATGTTTGAATGGGGCAAGAAacatgtaatgtagtgtaatgagtACAAATTGTATTTGCTTGCTACCTCGCTAGTTACTGCATTTTCGGATAAAACAAGCTGACTGTATTCACAGAAGAGTAAATCCTCCTTTCCCAGCTAAAAAAGTGGAATAAATGGTAAATGTGTGCGGGACATGCGGGACATAAGACAACTGACACATTTAGGAAAGTGCTATCAAACACTGGGCATTTACTAGCTAGCTGCACCAAAAACTTCCTTTTGTGACTATAGCTTTGGAGATACTGTACATCACAATGTTCCATGACAAAGCTATAACTACATGGCAAGGACCAGGAGCATAGTTTTTCAGCATAACTGGGATGGCACAGTCTCCACACCTCTGCCTAGCTAAAGAGGTAACTTGCAAAGTGGTCAGAGATACTTTCTGACTGTTCCAACTGTGTCAGCTATTTCAGAGTCCTGTGCAATATCTGGTGCTAGCTACCATTTAAACTATAGCCTTGGGAATGTCTTTGGTGAGACAAGTCAGATATTTATTTGACAATCTGCCATTTCAGATGATAGTGTTATAGTACAACATGTTGCACCAGACACCTGAGATTTTATCACTGATTTACTCCAAGACTCGTTGTACCGAAGCTAACTTACAGGGCATATGCCAATTTGTCTGTATAGAACAACCTTTGTCCTTTACTTGTGCAggagagctgcagaaaaaaagacactgaattGTCAAGGGGTTGTGGAAGGGAGAAGATCAAAGGAGATTAAATGATAATCAGAAAAATGGAGTGGATTAGCTATTAGACTGGAAGTAGTGTAGCTCTTGAGAAAAACAAGATAAAGTTGTTTTATGCATGCCAGATCATAACAGATGGTTTAGGTCAAATGTGtacagaggagaaagaaaaattgTGGCCTGGGGATTCTCAGTTTGGACATTGAAGTCACCTTGAAGAATAAGTCAGGTTTCCTCTTTATCTTAAATGTATTAGTCTTTTTTCCCAAAATCATCAGGTCAGTAACTTTTAAAAGTCATTATGATAGCAGAACAAGCAGTATTACAGCGCAAAACTGCTGTTCCATTCTTTGGGGAGAACCATGATATGTTATGAGTTTTTGAACTTTGGTTAATTCATAATAAACTCTAATATACATTGCATGTGTTCATTGATTTAtcaaaaatataatcaatgtgTGGTATTTATTAACTGATACTTTGTAGTGAATTTACAGATTGTGTAGTATCTGCATTCAAGTGGTATTCAGTCCTTTCTTTCTTATTCCATAGTTCTCTGGGCAGACGCTGTCCTGTTCTGGTATACTTGTACAGGACAAAAGCTGCTGTAAGGTGAGTGTAATATACCATTTGTCAAATGCTTGCAGTTTACAGTTATCATTTAGTACTATCAACAACCACCAAGTGTTTTGTGCAGGCAGTGATAGTATAGCCCAAGAGATGGAAACAAATCATTTATCTTGTGTCTCAGTCAAGCTCACTGCAGATGCTATCTTTAGAAGAGATACATAGGATAAAGCtgacagttttctgtttttcttcctatATTTTCAGAGATTGGGAAGAAAGGAATAATCATCCTCGATCAAACAACATGGCCCATGAATGCAACTTACCTTGTCAAGCAGAGTTACGTGGAGTTATTTCAAACCTGGAGCAGAAATTAGGACACCACATTGACAATCTTATCGAGCAGGACAACCTCTCCAGCAGTGTAGTCTCCAGAGAAATACCATTGTCTTGCACTAATTTTAACTCTGATTCAATCCTCGATGTTTTGCGTCAAAACAATTTCCAGGGGAATGATGAGGTCCCTTCAAGCCCACTGATGGGAGGCAAAAGTAGTGGTATCACAGGTACTGGAGCAGACATAAACTCCCATGATACAAAGTcagacactgtgtttttaaactcAGCTGCTCTTGAGCAATACTCTGATGTAAGCAGCTGTTCTGACTTGGATATGGACAGGACGATGTCTTATGTGGAGTTGAAACCTGACTGTAACCAACACATTGAAATCCACAGAGATGAGAGCACTTTGGAAGGTAGCACTTTTGAAATTCCCTGTTCTTCTCTTCACCACAAAGATGTATCTCAGAATTCACTGGAACATTCAGATTCAAATGGAGACGATGAAAGCGATGACCCTAAACAGAATGCATGTGACCTTCACACTTTAGAAGCCACCTCATGTGGTCATGTGTCATTCCTCTCATCAGTTTGCGGCACAGCTGAGGATTTGAGAGAACATTTTGAAGGTGAGGATACAGAATGCAGAGAAGGCATGGTTGTGGACCAGGATGATCAGTACTCAAATATGAAAGCTGCCACAGAGGTCGAAGGGGGGCAGTCTCCTGTAAGAGTAGATGGAGGGATGGATGGGGACCATTCCACAATACAGGGCTCTGATGGTGCACGAGCTTTCGTCAGTGCCCCAGATTGTCAAGATGTGACTGGTGAACCCCACATTTGTATAAGTAcctttgaaatgaatgctgtagAAGCAAATTCTGTCACTCCAGTTTGTGACTGTAATTGTATGGACCACTCTGACATGTCAACAAAGGATAGTGTTCCCGGTGATGCGGTCACTGAGGGCAGTGATCTAGACCTTCAGTCTTGCAGTAAATCTTCACAAAATCttcattcagaaatgtgtgGTCAAAAGCAACTTGGCATGGACTCTATTAACAAGAATTATATCCTtgagaagagagagggtgatTCTTTTGACCCCATTAACAGTGAAGGGGAGCGTAGCAGCTTTGAATTCTTGAAGCGCTGTTTAGGCCTCAGAAACTTTTCCACAGGTAGCAGCCTGGGAAAGGAAGGGGAAGCACTAACTGAGGAGGAGACCATTATTTCCCCTGTTGGAGAAGAGGTAGACCAGGTTTTACATGAATACTCAATGCCCCGAACTTTCCCACCCACCCTGGAGCCAGTGGATTTGGAACATTCCTACAGGGAACAAGGTCAAGAATCATTGTGCTTGGCAGGGAGTGTAGAGGAAGAGCCTCCTGTACTCAGTATCTGCTTTAGAAATGCTGAAGCTAACATAAGTCATGAGAATTTCTTGAATTCAAGAGAAGTGAAAGAGGATGGTGATACTGAGGCCAGGGATCCAAACTTGGTTTGTGTAATGTCTCCACAGCATTTGAAGCAAATCCTGCATCCTGTTGTGCTTCTGAAGGATTCTACCAAGATAAAAGGGTACCACTGTGCAGCTTGCCAGGAGACAGCCCAGAGTATATCCTCAATTATTGAGCACCATCATTGTATGCACTTCCAGCAAAATGTCCATTTGTGTCAGACCTGTGGATGCTACTTCACTAATGCACAGCATCAATGTGTCCAAGTAGTTGGCAGCTATCAATTACCACTTGGAAACTCCAGTGACCCATATCGACCccaaaaggagagaaaagggagtGGGTGTGCATTGCACAAATGTCAGTACTGTGGTCAGGTCTTTCACAGATTATATGAATTTCATCAGCACGAACGGAAGCATACAGGCATTACACCATTCAGGTGTAGTAAATGTGGCTTGTACTTCGCTCAGTCTTCCAGTTTGAGCCGTCATAAGCGCTTTAACAGATGCCGACGACATCCTCTGCAAAATGCTGCTCCAAAACATACGGAACAGAAGCCAAACTCCAGCGGCCTGGAACAGCAATGTGAGAAATTGTTTGAGGTACCCCCTGGAAGCCCACAAGTTAAACTGCGTAATTGCTATGTGAGATTAGTGGACTTTCGCAAGAATGGCCAACCGCCTAAGCAAAACAGTTGTGAGATATGTGGGAAGGATTTTCACCTTAGGGCGCAACTTATTGTTCACCTCAGTTCACACACAGATGATAGACCATATAAGTGTCACAGTTGCCTGAAGACGTTCAAACATTCCTGCAATTTATACAGGCACAGGAAGCAGCATTGCTCTGGCATCAACATAAACAGTCTGGGTACTTTTGCAGGTCCATTAAAAGCTGTAGTGGGGCAATACAAGTGCCCCCTTTGTCCAAGTTTTTTCAAGTATTCCCACAACCGTTTTCGGCACCTGCGGGAACTGTGCCTCAAAGAATATTCAAGGCTAGGGAAAGGTAAGGTGGGCAATGTGTACAAATGTGCACTGTGCAACAGCACTTTTGCTAATCCATCCAATCGAACCAGACACATAAGGATGAGTTGCATGAAGGAGTATGTTCGCCGGGAGAGTCAGAAGATAAAAAGGAATTATCAGGAATGGAAGAAATTGTCTCTTGCAAGACACCAGCAGCGAGACAATCCTCAGCAGCAAGAAAGGCAACAGCTTGTAACACGACCTCAGCAGAATCAGGGAAAACGTCACAAGTGCAATCTGTGCCCTGCCACTTTTGCTCACGCGTCTGGAAAGTACAAACACATGCGGAAACATAAGTTGTATGAGAAGACCGGACAACAGTTGAAGTACCGAACTTCAGTCCTTCTAAAACCAAACAGAGGGGGTACCAGTAAGATGTCTAATGGCagtgaaactgacaaaaatgcagGGTGCCTTCCTTTCTCTTGCCGTTTTTGTGGAAAGTCTTTCCAGGTGTCATGCTCCCTGAAGAAGCACATGCAGATGCACAGGGGTGAGCGGCCATATCGCTGCCAGGAATGTGGTAAGCGGTTTTTGAAGAAATCGCACCTAGTCACTCACAAAAATGTCCATCAGCGAAGGATACAGTGTACTGTCTGCAAGAAGATACTTCCCACCATTGGTGAGTTAATAAAGCACAGACAAGACCACATTAAAAAAGGGATGCTGAAGTGTCCTGACTGCCCATTGAAGTTCAAGTACCCTTCCTACCTGCTCCGGCACTTACCCACACATACTCGCATGCAGCAACGGCCACAACAGTCGCAGAATTATCCACAACAGCACGAGAAGAAGCAACAAGACAGTGAAGAGCAGTTTCAGTGCTCCCTTTGCCATGGGGTCTTTGACAGTGCCACGGAGCTAAATAAAC harbors:
- the LOC118784384 gene encoding uncharacterized protein LOC118784384, with amino-acid sequence MKLGWLLGREKERGVRECSLGRRCPVLVYLYRTKAAVRDWEERNNHPRSNNMAHECNLPCQAELRGVISNLEQKLGHHIDNLIEQDNLSSSVVSREIPLSCTNFNSDSILDVLRQNNFQGNDEVPSSPLMGGKSSGITGTGADINSHDTKSDTVFLNSAALEQYSDVSSCSDLDMDRTMSYVELKPDCNQHIEIHRDESTLEGSTFEIPCSSLHHKDVSQNSLEHSDSNGDDESDDPKQNACDLHTLEATSCGHVSFLSSVCGTAEDLREHFEGEDTECREGMVVDQDDQYSNMKAATEVEGGQSPVRVDGGMDGDHSTIQGSDGARAFVSAPDCQDVTGEPHICISTFEMNAVEANSVTPVCDCNCMDHSDMSTKDSVPGDAVTEGSDLDLQSCSKSSQNLHSEMCGQKQLGMDSINKNYILEKREGDSFDPINSEGERSSFEFLKRCLGLRNFSTGSSLGKEGEALTEEETIISPVGEEVDQVLHEYSMPRTFPPTLEPVDLEHSYREQEK